In Uranotaenia lowii strain MFRU-FL chromosome 2, ASM2978415v1, whole genome shotgun sequence, one genomic interval encodes:
- the LOC129747282 gene encoding protein deadpan-like: protein MAHQGHPDAHGGGVGGDDRDAENYLRRIKAEIRKTNKPIMEKKRRARINNYLNDLKALLLDAMKKDPIRHSKLEKADILDLTVKHLQDMERRKLAVAMAVDPTVVDKFKSGFNECVDEIEKYLGSVSNVDAGLKQRITGHLKSYLRYQRFPGQPAGLAGPFGNIFGRAADEINNNGRLAMDGVSLIPSLLPSGELAFIMPQNSVNGMPFFPRLSTAPTVLSSLRSQNQFKPISSQEKQSYDPSPPPSPVSEDQDSTKDDQKTPLLKKRPNILMEKFLTAFPTPPTPEDSQRVSAFRPSHKLIDRIQLHQRDLAKSAEYEATRAAKRRKLNQESEDSSDSDSSNEEEQDPKNNTGGDMWRPW from the exons ATGGCTCATCAAGGACATCCGGATGCCCACGGGGGCGGTGTAGGAGGAGATGATCGTGATGCAGAAAATTATCTCCGAAGGATAAAAGCGGAAATACGAAAG aCCAACAAGCCAATAATGGAGAAGAAACGCAGAGCCCGTATCAACAACTATTTGAACGATCTCAAAGCTCTTCTTCTGGATGCAATGAAGAAGGAT CCGATTCGCCACTCGAAGCTGGAGAAAGCTGACATACTTGATTTGACAGTGAAACACCTACAGGACATGGAAAGACGCAAACTGGCAGTGGCAATGGCCGTCGATCCCACGGTGGTCGACAAGTTCAAAAGCGGGTTCAACGAATGCGTAGACGAGATCGAAAAATATCTCGGTTCGGTTTCCAACGTTGACGCAGGGCTAAAACAACGAATAACCGGTCATCTCAAATCTTACCTCCGGTATCAACGGTTTCCTGGACAACCTGCCGGCCTGGCTGGTCCTTTCGGGAACATTTTCGGACGGGCAGCTGACGAAATCAACAACAATGGACGATTGGCAATGGACGGCGTATCGCTCATCCCATCGCTGCTTCCCAGTGGAGAACTCGCCTTCATCATGCCACAGAACAGTGTCAACGGAATGCCATTCTTCCCAAGACTATCGACAGCACCCACCGTGTTGTCCTCGCTCAGAAGCCAAAACCAATTCAAACCCATCAGTAGTCAGGAGAAACAATCCTATGACCCAAGTCCTCCTCCGAGTCCAGTATCGGAAGACCAGGACAGCACGAAAGATGATCAGAAGACACCGCTGTTGAAGAAGAGACCCAACATTCTTATGGAGAAGTTCCTGACTGCATTCCCCACACCTCCGACACCGGAAGACAGTCAACGGGTGTCCGCATTCCGTCCGAGTCATAAGCTGATCGATCGCATTCAGCTGCATCAGCGGGACTTGGCCAAAAGTGCGGAATACGAAGCGACTCGTGCTGCCAAGCGTAGGAAGCTGAATCAAGAAAGCGAAGACTCGAGTGATAGCGATAGTAGCAACGAGGAAGAGCAGGACCCCAAAAACAATACCGGAGGGGATATGTGGCGTCCCTGGTGA